The following are encoded together in the Phaseolus vulgaris cultivar G19833 chromosome 9, P. vulgaris v2.0, whole genome shotgun sequence genome:
- the LOC137822096 gene encoding probable cytokinin riboside 5'-monophosphate phosphoribohydrolase LOGL10 — protein MEPQHHQSPTKSRFRRICVYCGSSPGRSPSYQLAAVQLGKQLVERKIDLVYGGGSIGLMGLISQVVYDGGRHVLGVIPKTLNAREITGESVGEVRAVSGMHQRKAEMARQADAFIALPGGYGTLEELLEIITWAQLGIHDKPVGLLNVDGYYNSLLAFMDKAVDEGFVTPAARHIIVSAQTAQDLMCKLEEYVPEHCGVAPKLSWEMEQQLVNTAKSDISR, from the exons ATggaacctcaacaccaccaatCCCCCACCAAGTCTAGGTTCAGACGCATCTGTGTTTACTGTGGTAGCAGCCCTGGCAGAAGCCCCAGCTACCAGCTCGCTGCTGTTCAACTCGGAAAACAACTG GTGGAGAGGAAGATTGACTTGGTTTATGGAGGAGGAAGCATAGGGTTGATGGGTCTAATCTCACAAGTTGTGTATGATGGTGGACGCCACGTGTTAGG GGTCATTCCAAAGACACTTAATGCAAGAGAG ATCACCGGAGAGAGTGTAGGAGAAGTGAGAGCTGTATCGGGCATGCACCAACGCAAGGCAGAGATGGCCCGACAAGCCGATGCATTCATTGCACTGCCAg GTGGATACGGCACTCTTGAAGAACTATTGGAAATTATAACCTGGGCTCAGTTAGGTATCCACGACAAACCG GTGGGGTTGTTGAACGTGGATGGGTACTACAACTCGCTGCTGGCATTCATGGACAAAGCTGTGGACGAAGGTTTCGTAACACCTGCTGCCCGTCACATTATTGTTTCTGCCCAAACTGCCCAAGACCTCATGTGCAAACTTGAG GAATATGTCCCCGAGCACTGTGGCGTGGCCCCGAAGCTAAGTTGGGAGATGGAGCAACAGTTAGTTAACACTGCAAAGTCAGATATTTCCCGTTGA
- the LOC137822097 gene encoding endoglucanase 10-like: MGEKSKSKGGCCGWFIAFVILAIVVGAVVYTVKKKFGHSGSDKAAPVPGPPGAVDQKYATALKTSLQFFDIQKSGKLVNNKIPWRGDSGLKDGSQAKLDLTKGMYDAGDHIKFGFPMAFTATVLSWAILEYGDQMDHVGQLVSAQDSLKWVTDYLISAHPSANVLYIQVGDPVADHKCWERPEDMTEARPLIQVNESYPGSDIAAETAAAMASASLVFKKTDSAYSSTLLKHAKQLFTFADKNRGYYSESIPEVQTYYNSTGYGDELLWAASWLYHATGDDSYLEFVTGQDGEDYADWGSPTWFSWDNKLAGTQVLLSRLSFFKAKDISNSYGSGLQSYRKTAEAVMCGLLPDSPTATKSRTDEGLIWVSQWNSLQQPVASAFLAVVYSDYMLTSQTPKLKCDSDSYTPSDLRDFAKSQADYVLGKNPMDMSFLVGYGDKFPQFVHHRGASIPADAKTGCKDGFKWLDSSDPNPNVATGALVGGPFLNETFIDSRNNSMQTEPSTYNSAVIVGLLSSLVTTSSVVQSFT; the protein is encoded by the exons ATGGGAGAAAAATCGAAGTCCAAAGGAGGGTGTTGCGGTTGGTTCATCGCGTTTGTCATTCTGGCTATCGTCGTCGGTGCTGTTGTTTACACCGTTAAGAAGAAATTCGGTCACTCTGGTTCCGACAAAGCCGCTCCGGTTCCCGGTCCTCCTGGCGCCGTTGATCAGAAATACGCCACTGCACTAAAAACCTCATTGCAATTCTTCGATATTCAAAAAT CTGGGAAGTTAGTCAACAACAAAATACCTTGGAGAGGGGATTCGGGTCTTAAGGATGGGAGCCAAGCGAAGCTGGATCTCACAAAGGGAATGTATGATGCTGGGGATCACATAAAATTTGGTTTTCCGATGGCTTTTACGGCGACGGTGTTGTCTTGGGCCATTCTGGAATATGGAGATCAAATGGATCACGTTGGCCAGTTAGTCTCGGCTCAAGATTCGCTCAAGTGGGTCACAGATTATCTCATCAGTGCTCACCCTTCTGCGAATGTTCTTTACATTCAG GTGGGTGATCCTGTTGCAGATCACAAGTGTTGGGAAAGGCCAGAAGACATGACTGAGGCTCGACCACTCATACAAGTGAATGAATCTTATCCTGGATCAGACATTGCAGCTGAAACTGCAGCTGCCATGGCCTCAGCATCTTTGGTATTTAAAAAGACTGATTCTGCGTATTCAAGCACACTCCTCAAGCATGCAAAACAGTTGTTTACTTTTGCTGACAAAAATAGGGGATATTATAGTGAGAGTATACCTGAAGTCCAGACATATTATAACTCAACTGGATATGGCGATGAGCTTTTATGGGCTGCTAGCTGGCTCTATCATGCTACGGGTGATGATTCTTACCTTGAGTTTGTGACTGGCCAAGATGGAGAAGACTATGCTGATTGGGGAAGCCCAACCTGGTTCAGTTGGGATAACAAGCTTGCTGGAACTCAG GTTTTGTTATCTAGATTAAGCTTTTTTAAGGCAAAGGACATTTCAAATTCGTATGGCTCTGGTCTCCAAAGTTACAGGAAAACAGCAGAGGCTGTAATGTGTGGCCTTCTTCCGGATTCTCCAACAGCCACAAAAAGCAGAACAGATG AGGGTCTTATATGGGTGAGCCAATGGAACTCTTTGCAACAACCTGTTGCATCTGCATTCTTAGCTGTTGTTTACAGTGACTATATGCTAACATCACAGACACCAAAACTAAAATGTGATTCAGATTCCTATACCCCATCAGATCTTCGAGACTTCGCCAAATCTCAG GCTGATTACGTATTGGGCAAGAATCCTATGGATATGAGTTTTCTGGTGGGCTACGGAGATAAATTCCCGCAATTTGTGCATCATAGGGGTGCTTCAATTCCTGCTGATGCAAAAACTGGCTGCAAGGATGGTTTCAAGTGGCTTGACTCATCTGATCCAAATCCCAATGTAGCTACTGGAGCACTTGTTGGTGGACCCTTCTTGAATGAGACTTTCATTGATTCCAGGAACAATTCCATGCAAACAGAACCAAGCACGTACAACAGTGCTGTCATAGTCGGTCTCCTATCAAGTTTAGTCACCACGTCTTCTGTTGTTCAATCCTTTACCTAA